The Actinosynnema mirum DSM 43827 genomic interval CGTACGCCTCGGGCACCGGTTTCTACGCGGACGGGCTGGGCAGCAGGCAGCTGCGCATCTCGTACTGCTACCCGACGCCGGAGCGCATCCGGGAAGGCGTCCGCCGACTGGCGAACGTCATCAAGGACGAGATGGAGCTGCACGAGACGTTCGGGCCCGCCACGGGTCGCGCCGTCTCCGGTCCGCAGGCCCCCTCGCCCGACACCGCATGATCAGGAGTTGACGTTGTCCAACCGCTGGGTCGCAGTGCTGTCCGGTGGCCTTTCGCACGAGCGGGAGGTGAGCCTGCGATCCGGTCGGAGGCTCACCGCCGCTCTGCGCTCGGCCGGTCTGGTCGTGGAGGAGTGGGACGCCGACGGGCAGCTCCTCAGCAGGCTGAAGGAGCACCGGCCGGACGCCGTGGTGGTCGCCCTGCACGGCGGCGAGGGCGAGAACGGCTCGGTGCAGACCATCCTGGAGCTGGCCGGGGTGCCGTTCGTCGGCGCCGACTCGCGCGCGTGCCGCCGGGCGTGGGACAAGCCGACCGCGAAGGGCGAGCTGTCCCGCGCCGGGCTGGCCACGCCGGAGTGGGCCGTCCTGCCGCACGCGACGTTCCGCGAGCTGGGCGCGCGGCCCGTGCTCGACTCGATGATCGACCGGCTGGGCCTGCCGCTGATGCTCAAGCCCGCGCAGGGCGGGTCCGCGCTGGGCGCGCAGGTGGTGCGCGACGCCGCGGACCTGCCGTCCGCGATGGTCGGTTGCCTCGCGTACGGGGACAC includes:
- a CDS encoding D-alanine--D-alanine ligase family protein: MSNRWVAVLSGGLSHEREVSLRSGRRLTAALRSAGLVVEEWDADGQLLSRLKEHRPDAVVVALHGGEGENGSVQTILELAGVPFVGADSRACRRAWDKPTAKGELSRAGLATPEWAVLPHATFRELGARPVLDSMIDRLGLPLMLKPAQGGSALGAQVVRDAADLPSAMVGCLAYGDTVLAERFVEGVEVAVAVVDGPDGPHALPPVEIVPESGVYDYTSRYTAGLTDFHAPARLDEATAKAVGELAVSAHRLLGLRDVSRTDAIVEPDGTVHFLEVNVSPGLTETSTLPMAVEAAGTSLGEIYAALIERAVSR